DNA sequence from the Bradyrhizobium sp. CIAT3101 genome:
CGTCGCCGATCACGGCGCCCACGGCGGCCGCGAGCAAGACCCATTGCAGTTTCAGGTCGCCGCCGGGAACCAGGGCGCTCAGCGCCAGGATGATGGTCGAGCCCGGAATCACCGACCCCACCACCGGGACCGCCTCGAGAAGCGCCGCCAGGAATAGGGTCAGGTAAGCCAGCCACGCATGGACTGAGACGAACGATATCAGGGGGTCAAGGAACGACGTCACGAGGTCTCTGTAGCGGGCTGGGGCATTCGGGTTCAGACCCTTACATAAGTAGGGTGGGGCGATGAAAGTGCCATTTGCCTGGGCAGGGCGCCTATCCGGCGCGAAATTTGGGCGGGATTTGCAGGGCAGCCTTCCAAAAATCGCGTTCCTTGCCTATCTAAATGAAAAGACAACGGAACTTTGATTGGTGCATGGGCTTCTGCCGGCACGTTGTCTCTGATACGTTCGCAGACGCACCCAGCCGCAGCCAACGTGCAAATAACTGGTCTCGGGACCGCCCGGGGCCTCGGAGGATTGATGACGACCGCCGCCCTGTCCAAAGTTGAGGAAGTTTCCGGTTTGCCCGACATGAAGGTGTCGGTGCGCCAGGTGTTCGGGATCGACAGCGATCTCGAAGTGCCGGCCTATTCCGAAGTCGATCCTCACGTGCCCGAAGTCGATTCCGACTACCGTTTCGACCGCGCCACCACGCTTGCCATTCTCGCCGGCTTCGCCCGCAACCGCCGCGTGATGGTGACCGGCTATCACGGTACCGGTAAATCCACCCATATCGAGCAGGTCGCCGCCCGCCTGAACTGGCCCTGCGTGCGCGTCAACCTCGACAGCCACATCAGCCGTATCGATCTCGTCGGCAAGGACTCGATCGTGGTCCGCGACGGCAAGCAGGTCACCGAATTCCGTGACGGCATCTTGCCGTGGGCACTGCAGAACAACGTCGCGCTGGTGTTCGACGAATACGACGCCGGCCGTCCGGACGTGATGTTCGTGATTCAGCGCGTGCTGGAAGTCTCCGGCCGCCTGACGCTGCTCGACCAGAACAAGGTGATCAAGCCGCATCCGTCGTTCCGCCTGTTTGCGACAGCCAACACGGTCGGCCTCGGCGACACCTCGGGCCTCTATCACGGCACTCAGCAGATCAACCAGGGCCAGATGGACCGTTGGTCGATCGTCACCACGCTCAACTACCTCAGCCACGACGAGGAAGTGGAGATCGTGCTGGCGAAGGCCAAGCACTATCGCACCCAGGAAGGCCGCGACATCGTCAACAAGATGGTCCGCCTCGCCGATCTCACCCGTAACGCCTTCGCCAATGGCGATCTGTCGACGGTGATGAGCCCGCGTACGGTGATCACCTGGGCCGAGAACGCCGACATTTTCGGCGATATCGGCTTTGCGTTCCGCGTCACCTTCCTCAACAAGTGCGACGAGCTCGAACGTCCGCTGGTCGCCGAGTTCTACCAGCGCTGCTTCAATGCGGAGCTGCCGGAATCGGCAGTCAACGTGGCGCTGTCCTGATCTCTCTCGTGGCATGGGTCCGGCGAAGGCCGGGACCCATGCCGCGAGGTCTCTCGATGACGCGACGCTGATCATTTTCCCTGACGCACCAACCGTCGGTGGCTATGGGTCCCCGCCTTCGTGGGGACGACGGTGAGATCGAGATGAGCACGCCCTCCAACTCCAAATTCCGCAACACCAAGGAAGCGCCGACCGAGCCGTTCAAGCGCTCGGTGGCCTCGTGTCTCAAGGCGATCGCCAAGGCGCCCGAGCTCGACGTGAGCTTCGCGGCCGAGCGCCCGGGCCTCGCGCCCGGCAAGGCGCGGCTGCCCGAGCCGGCGCGAAAAATGACCAAGCGCGATGCCGCGATCGTACGGGGCCACGCCGACTCCATCGCGCTCAAGATCGCCTGTCACGACGCCAAGCTGCATCGCAAGCTGATGCCCGGCAATCCGCAGGCGCGCGGCGTG
Encoded proteins:
- the cobS gene encoding cobaltochelatase subunit CobS; this translates as MTTAALSKVEEVSGLPDMKVSVRQVFGIDSDLEVPAYSEVDPHVPEVDSDYRFDRATTLAILAGFARNRRVMVTGYHGTGKSTHIEQVAARLNWPCVRVNLDSHISRIDLVGKDSIVVRDGKQVTEFRDGILPWALQNNVALVFDEYDAGRPDVMFVIQRVLEVSGRLTLLDQNKVIKPHPSFRLFATANTVGLGDTSGLYHGTQQINQGQMDRWSIVTTLNYLSHDEEVEIVLAKAKHYRTQEGRDIVNKMVRLADLTRNAFANGDLSTVMSPRTVITWAENADIFGDIGFAFRVTFLNKCDELERPLVAEFYQRCFNAELPESAVNVALS